A genome region from Cronobacter turicensis z3032 includes the following:
- the silB gene encoding Putative membrane fusion protein silB → MDMDLVPKYADESGDKSSGGIRIDPTQVQNLGLKTQKVTRGMLNYSQTIPANVSYNEYQFVIVQARSDGFVEKVYPLTIGDHVKKGTPLIDITIPEWVEAQSEFLLLSGTGGTSTQIKGVLERLRLAGMPEEDIQRLRSTRTIQTRFTIKAPIDGVITAFGLRTGMNISKDKVVAQIQGMDPVWISAAVPESIAYLLKDTSQFEISVPAYPDKTFHVEKWNILPSVDQTTRTLQVRLQVSNKDEFLKPGMNAYLKLNTKSQEMLLIPSQAVIDTGKEQRVITVDDEGKFVPKQIHVLHESQQQSGIGSGLNEGDTVVVSGLFLIDSEANITGALERMRHPEKTENSMPAMSEQPVNMHSGH, encoded by the coding sequence ATGGATATGGACCTGGTGCCAAAATATGCTGATGAAAGCGGCGATAAAAGCAGTGGCGGGATCCGTATCGATCCAACGCAGGTTCAGAATCTGGGATTAAAAACGCAAAAAGTCACGCGAGGAATGCTGAATTATTCTCAGACAATCCCGGCTAATGTCAGTTACAACGAGTATCAGTTTGTCATTGTGCAGGCGCGCTCTGACGGTTTCGTCGAAAAAGTGTATCCCCTGACGATTGGCGATCATGTGAAGAAAGGCACTCCGCTTATCGATATCACCATTCCTGAATGGGTTGAGGCACAAAGTGAGTTCCTGCTGTTATCCGGTACAGGCGGTACGTCAACCCAGATAAAAGGGGTTCTGGAGCGACTTCGTCTAGCTGGTATGCCGGAAGAGGATATTCAAAGGCTGCGTTCAACCCGCACAATCCAGACCCGTTTTACCATTAAAGCACCTATTGATGGTGTCATTACTGCGTTTGGCCTGCGCACCGGAATGAATATTTCGAAAGATAAAGTAGTGGCTCAGATTCAGGGGATGGACCCGGTCTGGATCAGCGCTGCAGTGCCAGAATCTATCGCATATCTGCTGAAAGATACGTCGCAGTTTGAAATTTCGGTACCGGCTTATCCGGATAAAACATTCCATGTCGAAAAATGGAACATTCTTCCCAGCGTGGATCAGACAACCCGTACGCTTCAGGTCCGTCTCCAGGTTTCTAATAAGGATGAGTTTCTCAAGCCGGGCATGAATGCCTATCTGAAACTGAATACCAAGAGCCAGGAGATGCTGCTGATACCAAGCCAGGCCGTTATCGATACCGGCAAAGAACAGCGCGTGATTACTGTTGATGATGAAGGCAAGTTTGTGCCGAAACAGATCCACGTTCTGCATGAATCACAGCAACAGTCCGGCATTGGCTCCGGCCTGAATGAAGGCGATACCGTGGTGGTCAGTGGCCTGTTCCTCATTGACTCCGAAGCCAATATTACGGGCGCGCTGGAACGTATGCGCCACCCTGAAAAAACAGAAAACAGTATGCCAGCAATGTCTGAGCAGCCTGTAAATATGCATTCAGGGCACTGA
- the cusF gene encoding Cation efflux system protein cusF, which produces MRNSLKAVLFGAFSVMFSAGLHAETHQHGDMNAASDASVQQVIKGTGVVKDIDMNSKKITISHEAIPAVGWPAMTMRFTFVNADDAINALKTGNHVDFSFIQQGNISLLKSINVTQS; this is translated from the coding sequence ATGCGTAATTCACTTAAAGCCGTTTTATTTGGTGCCTTCTCTGTCATGTTTTCTGCCGGTCTTCATGCTGAAACACATCAGCATGGCGATATGAATGCTGCCAGTGATGCTTCGGTACAGCAGGTTATCAAGGGCACCGGTGTCGTTAAAGACATTGATATGAATAGTAAAAAGATTACCATTTCGCACGAAGCAATCCCTGCTGTGGGCTGGCCTGCAATGACCATGCGCTTCACTTTTGTTAATGCAGACGACGCTATCAATGCCCTGAAAACCGGCAACCATGTCGATTTCTCGTTTATTCAGCAGGGCAATATCTCCTTACTCAAAAGCATTAACGTTACGCAATCCTGA